TGTCGAAGGGGTTCAAGTATTGGAACATCTACGATAAGctgaaggatctccccaaattccggacgggGATGCACGGCGCGCTGCACGGGAAATCGGTGCGCTCGCGACTTAGCGTTTCGGAGAGCGAGGGGAGCGCGAcccacatcgacttgagtggggatggtccgcacgagcgcccggagggagcgaagaaggcgaaggggaggcggaaggggaagggcacaACGTCGGAAGTCGAGTCGGAACCCCACATCGACTTAGAAAAAGCCACTTATTCGAGCAATGTCGCCAATCTGACGCAGATGTACACGCtgtacttcaccggcggcgggACCCCTGAAGAAAAGGCGGCCCTCTGGAAATGCATCCAAAGCCTGCAGATTACGATGGGCCTCGATCCCGACGCCCCTCCGGCCCCTCcgtcttagttttttttttttaaatctttgtttatttgcgttttttatttgtagttttttttttctcgttgtattatattttccaatgattaatacaacgatgaattgttcattattagtctatttattaaatacatttgtagggaaaattaaataatataaaaaataatgatgtaaaaatgaaatgttgagttagggagaaataagggagaaaccaatgtagcagttggctaaaaactggggataaaatgtgatgctgatgtggcgctgatgtggcaggagttagggagaaataagggagtgccattgggagtgctctaataTGAATCATCATTCCCTCCAAATATCAATTATGCTAAAATTCCACATGGTAAATCttcaacaaaaaccaaaactaCGCAAACAAATTGAGGGATTTCATTTACCTGAAACTGTAGGAGCTTCACGTAACACACTAGCCGTATCTTCTTCTTCGAGGTTCACCTCACCATTGGGCGAAATTGCCTCCCCTTCAGCTTCAGCGTTAGCAGCAAGACCGTCAAGATCTTCCACATCCACACTGAACAAGTTGGCAAGGGTTCTCTCCAGCTTCGAAATCCTCGGTTCCAAATCATTTTCATAGAATCCAACTGCCTTATCAGACTGCATCTTCTTCACTCTCAGCTCTTCAATCGTCTGAAGAGCCTCAGCATTTTTTCGCTGCAGTTCCTGCGCAACACGATCAGCCTCAACCTCCTTTGCCCGTAACTCCTCAATGGTTTTAGCTGCCGAGAGCTTCTCACGTCTCAATTCCTCAATCTCCTTCCCCAATTCGACCATACTTTCATCCATCTCCCCAATTTTTTCACTACTCCTAACCAGCTTCTCCTCAACAACCGTATTTTCATTCCTCAGTTTCTCCAGTTTCTCACTCATTtgcacaatttttttgttcGACTCCTTACCCCTCCTCTCGCTCCTACCCAGCTTCTCCTCCAGTTCACACTTCTCCAACTCCGTGAAGCCTTTAGACTTCTCCAAAAACTCAACTTGCTTCTTCAGTTCATCTCGTTCTGTCACGAGATTTTCGATTTCGAATTTCACTCTTTTTTCCCGGTCCACCAGTATACCCTGCACCTCATCATACTCGCAGTCGCGAAATGAGGGTTTGAGAAACTCGATCAGCTCCGGAATTGATGAGGTCGAATCAATCATCGGATCCGTGAGCAATGTATGTCTAAAGAAAACGGAGAAAGTAAGGGTTTCCTTTCTGTGCTAAATAGGAAGGCAGTATAATGGAAATGGTGAAGTGTATTTGCAATTACTCCACATTTAAATTCTTCTCTGCTCCGGCCTCGtgggtgagagagagaggggatgCTTTCGAAATTCGAGGAGAGAGCCAAGCTGAAAAGCAAGCACATACGTACTCCATTATGAAGATTAATTTGATGCACAGTTTTGTCATGCGAAGGCGAAGggtttataaaaaaacaaaatatttattactataattccctcttttactttttctcttttactttttctttttccttttaggTGAGAAATTGTAATGTGTACATTACGGAGTATTAGTATTAAGTTGTTATTTGGTTGActagataaaaattaaataactctaaaataaaaactgcCCCAAATCTACAGATTGACAACAATTCAAAACAAGagttcaatatttaaatttatttatttaattaaataatcccAGTTAACCAAGGAAAATCCACACCATATGAtaaacatcaaaacaaatttGGTATACAAAACAAGGGTTGAAACTTCTCCATTACTTGAGTAGCTCCTGATTCCAACTTCATAAGGAATATACCAACCATACATTAGTGATGGGACTAGGCATATTCCAATATAATTTGGAGGATGCTTGAAAATTAAATGCTGCATAGTAGATCTCAGACATATTCTTACAACTTACCAAGTAGGAATTTAGTTATCAAAAATCCAATATGGCTTCTATTCATAAGTAAAATAATGAATCCAAATCAACAGTTCATCAATAAACAAACGTATAAACACTATTCATCATGGGATATACATTGTCTACAGATAATTGGAAAGCCAACAACCCCAAGTctataagaaaattcaaatcttAAGGTAATCTAACTCATGTCCATGcttttttcagaaaatatCAGCTCCCTGccaatatttttgtaataaaataatgaatcaaaCTCAAGCTGATTTAGTTCAGAAAATGCATGAAAGGAACTCAATTTCTAGAAATCCAATTTGAACGCCCTAATATCTTCAAGATAACAACATTGAAAGCAACCAAGCCAGGAAACCAATTTCATTTCAACAGGGAATATAAACCAAAATGTAACAAATAATCCATCAGTATTAACCATTCACGTAGATTTGCACCACGATGCCCTTGTTTCTTAAGACAAGCGGAATTCAAATTGAACTTTCCTTAAGAAAAGGAAGCGAACAAGTAAATCACATAAACAATCTGCCAGTATACATTTAAGTTTTAAAGCCTTCAATTTTCATCATGAATCATGGCTTTCACAAAAACAGTTAAAACAACAGCTCCAATGGAAAAACCACATAAACAGGTCATGGAAGAACTAAACAACTCAATGCAATCAAGAAGAACACTTCAAAATAAGGCATGCTTCTCTTATTAACTGCATACGCAACAACAATGCAATgctacaaaatatttttgtcaacaacaaattctCATCAGGGGATACAACTTCAATTCAAGCTTAATGCCTCAAGAAAACCATAGGAATAACAACCAAACCTCAAACAAGGCCTTCTCCACTAGACCCTAGCTTTACGAGCAAGCTTGGACCACTCAGTGTGATATGCTCCCGGGCGATCAACCCTCTCATAGGTATGCGCCCCAAAGTAGTCCCTCTGCGCCTGCACAAGGTTAGCAGGGAGCCTCCCACGCCTATAGGTATCAAAATACTGCAAACTAGCTGACATTCCAGGAACACTAACGCCCTTCTCAATTGCCAACCCCACAACTCGTCTCCAAGCCGCCTGCCTCTGCACCATCTCCCTAGCAAATTCTGGGTCTACCAACAAATTAGCCAGCCCCGGATTCCTCTGATAAGCCTGCTTGATCCTGTCCAAGAACACGGCCCTAATAATGCACCCACCTTTCCAAATCCGTGCCAGCTCCCCCAAATTTAATCCCCACCCCTTCTCCAAACTCTTGGCCCTCAACAGATTCATCCCTTGCGCGTAACTGCAAATCTTGGATGCATAAAGGGCCTGCCTAACATCATCAACCAACTTCTTCTTATCCACGCCCCCCACATTGTTGATCTCCTCCGTCAACCCTTCCTTTCTGAAAATCTCGGAGGCAGCCTCTCTCTCATCCTTCAACCCGCTCATATACCTGCTGTCCAACGAAGCAGCAATAGTGGGAGCTGCAATGGACAGCTCGGCTGCCTGCTGCACGGTCCACTTCCCAGTTCCCTTCATCCCCGTCTTGTCAAGAATCTTATCCACCAAATGCCCCTTCCCGGATTCATGATCCTCCACCTTAAAGATGTCGGATGTGATCTCAATCAAGAAGCTCTCCAGCTCACCGCGATTCCATTCCCCAAAAATCTCGGCGAGCTCATCGTTACCTAAACCCCCAACATTCTTCAACACATCATACGCCTCAGAAATGAGTTGCATATCACCATACTCGATCCCATTATGGACCATCTTCACGAAATTGCCGGAACCCCCTTCACCGATGTAGGTGACGCAGGGGCCATCGTCGACCTGAGCCGCGACCTTGTctaaaatattgtgaatattCAAGTAAGCACGGTGGGAGCCACCAGGCATCAGAGAGGGACCATATCTGGCGCCGTCCTCGCCACCGGAGACGCCCATGCCGAGGTAGAGCAGACCATTGGCAGATGCATCGACCATGCGGCGCTCGGTGTTCTCGTACCACTCGTTTCCCCCATCGATGATGGTGTCGCCAGGCTCCATGTAGGCGGAGAGGGCGGCGATTGTCTGATCGACCGGCGCACCCGCCTTGACGAGGATGATAACAGAGCGCGGCTTCTGGAGGGAGAGGACGAAATCCTTGGGGTTGTAGTGGCCGGTGAGCGGCAATTGGCCCTCGCGGTGGGCGCGATCTAGGGTTTCGTCGACTTTGGATGTAGTGCGATTGTAAACAGAGATGGGAAACCCTTTCTCGGCAATGTTTAGGGCCAAGTTCTGCCCCATGACTGCCAAACCAGCGAGACCGATTTGCGATAGCGTGGCTGACTCCATTTCTCGGAatttggtggtggtggcgcCGCCGGCGAAATCGAAGAGAATCTAGATTTTGGGGGAAAGTCAAGTTTAAGCTATGGAGTGTgagtgaaatatatatattcagaTGAGCCGCCGGAGTGAGAGCCGAAATGACGCAAACACCCTCAGGGGTTTGAATATGGCGGACCCGTCGAGGGAGTGAAAGGTTGGGGGTGAAATGCCTTTTGCTATGCGATTATATCTATGTGGGCCCTAAAACGGCGCCGTTCCTCATTAGGGGTTGGTGGAACCTGAATCAATTGGCCATTAATCAAAAGTTGAGCGTTAGTAGTACATTCgtattttgtttcttatatggattaaattatttttctgatctatataataataaaaatcttaGTGCTCTAATTGTAATtgttataaattactaatttaaattaaatttgttaataggagtatattgcaataatatggagtatgtgGGGGCCGTACGTCAATCGATAAGGATCACCTCCGGCAAAAATGTTTGTGAGTGTGTATTAGGAGATGGATCAGGATTTGCCGGAGGTGATCCTCTCCGTACATCAAGACTGATCGCATAAAAAGCAGAGTCAATCATCAATATtcatattatcttttttattttagttcatcCACAAGAATTAGTCTTATTCCaatcttttttataattttcttattacaTGGTTACGTCTATAATCAATGGTTATgcggagtattttttttaagtttcagttcatctaaaaaaattaatgtcatttcatttttttataattttttgtaattagataaaacacatttttttactaaatctTGAAAAGGAATGCAAAGTCGGTATTATACTAGCTACCACTCAGTCTGCATCAACATTTTACACTAGAAACAATGGACTGACCAAAATGGCTTTCGAAGCCTCCTTCTAAACATTGGCCAGGCTAACCTGTTGCTCTGCAAATGATAATAAGctaatactactaaaatttaatctcaATTTGCACAAATTTTGTATGTCATCTGCATAGAGAAAAAGCCATTGATCAACCTTTTTACAGTCTTCTGAATTTTGTTCAGGTCGTAAGGTTTACTAGTTTGAACAACCGGGCTAATGACACATACGATATACGATCTTGAATTATAGTTGCTCAATACCAATCAAGAATGCCTCTGGCATTCCAAGAATTCTTGTTATACGTTCATTCGTTCCAAGCCAAAGCAAAACTGCACAGCTCTTCAATGCAGCAATGATCAGATATACTCCTATGGTACTACTATTCGGTAAAGACATAGCAATCAATGTATACCAAAATGAACCTCTTGAACAATAGCAGTATAAACCTACTGAAGAAATGTTGGATAATACTACCAAAATTCTTTTTGTAGCTTATGTACATACAAGAATGTCATAAGGAAATATTAACAATAAGATCAAATGGCCACATCAGTGCTACCCAACTAGTCATCATCCGAAACAATTTTCTGCTTCTTCCACTTCATCGCCGCttccaaaattttgagataTGATGTCTGTGTTTCTTCTGGGAATAGGTAGTCAATATACTCCTCATAACTGCACAATATCAAAACATCAGAATTTGTTCAATCCAACGAGTTATTTCCATGATTTCAGCACACGTAACACACTGTAACAGGGTCtggaaggagaaaaagaaaaatcaaaacagaCATTGATTCTTTTCTTTCCATGTTTAGCAAATGGTATCAATAATGAGGGAGAAAACATTGGAATCACATAAGTCAACCAAGACATGTGAATCAATAACTCTCAAGTGCTAACAATCCCAATAAGCCAATAAAAATGTAGTTGTGGCCACATGATTATCCACGTTCTTATGGGTCAATCAATCAACACagtaacaaaaataagaaCAGGCCAAGCAGAGATAGATCAGATTCCGCAGTACAAAAATCTTCAGAAAGAGGGGGAAAAGGACCAAATTACATACCCAGCTGGACCGTCTGTGGTTTCTATGTGCCTTCtcttctttagtttctttGGAAGCTTAGCAGTAACCAACGCCACGTTACCAAGCTCATCGAAACTTTTCTCCGTGTTCAACCACTCTTCCAAAAGCATTGCTCTTTCCTCTTTCAATTCAGGGGCGGAAGTTCTAAAATAGCTGAGGGCCCTTTCAAACACATCTGAAGAACAGGGGAAGGTGTGAGACCAAATTCATGATAATGATAAGACTTAGCATCGAGATTAGCAGATATATCAGAAAAATGCAAGAAATTGACTCCTAGAATAGTAAGTTCTTACCTCTGGCACGCTGAAGGCATTTTTTCTTGCATTCACTCTTAGACAAGTCCTGGAGGACCTCTTCCATAGCAGATGCCTCAAATTTGGCTAATCCACACATTCAAGTGCTTAGTTCTGTCCAAAAGTCTTTCATAAAGAGCTCTAGTTCTTTCATACTCGCATTCAGAAATCTCAAAATCAATGTATGCCTGTTTCAAATAggtataacatcaaaatatattcaagTCAATTCACTGTGGAGATATTTATACGTTTGCAAGTTTGCAACATGCAGAGATTGCATACCTTCCATAGTAACTCAGGCATGTCTAAAGCAGGTTGGTTAGTAGCAAGCTCAAAAAGAGCTCTGGCACGATCAGTTTCTGACAAAGATCTCTCCAGTTCAGCATACTTGCTCCATGCATAACAGTTCTCAGGAGACCACTCCAAGTATTTTTCGTAAAGTTTCCTGCACCGTTCTATGTTACCAAGTTGCAGCTCTATCTCAATGTACTTCTTAAATATCTGCTTGCAATATGATGCATTTAGAGTGTTGTTAGGGGAAGACCAGAGTATGAACAgtataaaaaactaaacttCATATAAAACATGTAGCAAACCTTATCTTTGGCAGCCATGCCAATTGCTGACCCCAATATTTTCCGAGCTCGATCAATATTTAAGTGGCGTATTTCGAATTGTGCAGACATCAGCCAAatctttgcaaaagaaaatttcTTATGAGGAATCATATTCAGACACAAGCTGCGCAGTTCAAAATATCAGCAACCATTGAAAACTACTATAAGTGTGACAAGAATAATTAAGCTTAGGATACATCCAATACAAACAAAACTTAACACGCaatcaatatattctttaaataaCACTGAATAATATAAACAGGATCTTACTTATATATGTCCCTTGTTCGGTCAACATCCTGCGCATCAAGCTCCTCATACAAAGCATATTTAATCCTGAAAAcaacacaaattcaacaatCATCAGAAAACAGAGCATATCCGAACGAATCTCAGCCAAGCCATTCACTTAGTACAGGTTGAAGCATTAAACTTACCACATGTATATGTATAGTTCCCAGTACTGCTTCTCCTGAGCAGGAGGCAACTTCGCTATAGCCCTCTTGTAAACATCCTCAATCCTTCGCCTGTCCCCACAGCGCTCTTCAAACAGTATGTAATTAAACCATACATCATAATCAAGAGGGTTCTTCCTGACCTCATCCTCATACAGaaaccttctctctccaaaaatAGCATCATCAATTCCTTCCCTACCACCACATTGCTTCTCGAATGCAACAAACTTCTTGTACAGCTCCTCGGCCCTTCCCTTGGGAATGTGATCCAGTGCAAACTTGTAGATGCATCTAGCTCTCTCAGTTTCCTTACATTTCTCTTCAAAGTCAGCAAAAGCAACAAACAAGTCCTCTGCCTCCTCATCATCCCCCAGCTTATTCACAGCCCTCTCATAACAATTCCTTGCACGCGCTATCTCTCCATTCTCCATCTCAAACTTGGAAAACCTAATCCAGGCACTAACCCTAGGGTGACATTCCACAAAGCGCTCAAAAATATCTCTGGCCCTCTCAACCTCGTTATACCTAAGCTCGAATTTGATGTATGAAAGCCAGCCTTGCTGATCAGGCATCCACTCCATCCACCTCTCAAAAATCTGCCTCGCCGCAGCCACATTCCCCAAAACCTCCTCCATGTGAATGTACTTGTACCAGAGCTGATCCACTCTCGGCAGCAATAGCGTCGCACGATCCCATACAATTCTAGCGCGATTGACAAACTTATTCTTCATCTCAAACTCAGCGTACTTGAGCCACAATGTGTGGTCTCTGTTATCCACGTCGAGCGCGCGCTCCCACACTGAGCGAGATCGGTCGAAATCCTTCTGAGATTCTTCCCATTTAGCATACTTGACCCACACGCTCTTGTTCCAGCGCGCTCTTCGAATTAAATCTTCAAATTCCTTGCGTTTGCGGAGGCGGTAATCTCCGAGTTCTGCTTGGGAGGTCGGATTTCAGCCTCCTGACGCTCTGTGGCTTCACGGAGGATTTGCTCGGCAGTGATTTGGATGGAAGCCGGCGTCTTGTTCTTGACGCGGATAGGTCGGGGAAGCTTCACCTCCGTTTCTTTCTTTGTGAGGTAGCCGAGATTCTGATCGGCGACGTTCGCCATGGCGAAGAGAAGAGATGGATGCGTCACACAAAAGATTCCTATTATTTGATTTGGGCAGGGTTTAAGTTTTAACATAGGTAAAAAATTGTGCggataaataaattcatgGAACGTGGCtacatatattagttttataggagtaatataattagtgGAACATAGACttatctattatttataataaaagtaaaatataagtaatagtaatttttattgttggatggacgaaaatggtaaaataaaactCTTATATGAAACGGGAGAAGTACatgtaaaaataatcatttgtACAATCAAATTTGTTACTCCTACAATATTGATGATAttctttaaattatatgtatcaCCTAGTActacataatatttttctaagcTTTACGATAATAGTAATATGCTATTGtgataaaatttactaattataatCCTTTTTATATACAATATGCACTTAAATTGATGTGTATTAGATGATAGTGAgttaattataacaaaataaatttcagtATAATCTGCCTTGTGTGTTCTGTTAAGGCTTCAAATTATAGGTCATGTAACACTAGTCAACTGAGATGTGGTTATTGGGAGTCCAATTATCGGTTATGATATTTGACAGTTACGTTAattataaagtaatataatcaaattgtactaattttgtatttgtgtTTGTAATGTACTCTCccaatcccataaaaattgagacaaaacttttgagCACGGaggttaagaatttatattaaataaataggagagatgaaaaaaagtaggaaagataagagagagtaaagtaaatgatgaaataaaaaaagaacgattagatgttttgtcttttgttaaaaaaggaaatgactcaactttgttgggacggactaaaaaggaatacgactcaacttttttggaacggagggagtacttaaatTGTATTATATGAATGGAATATCGCgttaatttttacaaataattttaatcacaCTTGCGCTTTACACTATCATAAccttgcattttattatatgagtttgatgttgattttttaaatatcataacATCTTAAAATGTgtacatttattaaatttcaaattcatgtAATAACAAATCAATGTTAAATTAATGTTCGAAATGTTAACTGAGTCGTTCTTTACACAAGGGTGGATACTAGTTCTATAATAGGGTGCATGTTTAAATACGCCAATCTAATTGATGTTTGTAAAAATGTAAATAGCcttaggccatgtttggtatgatggaatggaatgaggagGGAATGGAAAGGAGAtgggaatggaatgaaggtgggaatggaatgacaatttcattccattcttgTGCTTGGTGAATGTAAGGTTTacaaatggaatggaattgtTATTCCTTGATTGATTTCATTCCTATGCTTGGTaactacaaaataatatatgaatggattggaatgaaatatgaataattaatatgttgattctataaaaaaaatatttattcaaaaatatttaatatgttgattctataaaaaaaatatttattcaaaaatattgttGTCAATATTTTGGATCATATAAATTTGTACGATACACGTAAATGAGTGTGTGCATATGTGGTGTATGCATGTgttgatgtgtgtgtgtgtgtgtatgtggtGGCGTGTGagttgtttgtgtgtgtgttttgccATGTGCATGTTGCGTGTAAGTTgctgcgtgtgtgtgtgtgtgttttg
The genomic region above belongs to Salvia hispanica cultivar TCC Black 2014 chromosome 3, UniMelb_Shisp_WGS_1.0, whole genome shotgun sequence and contains:
- the LOC125214151 gene encoding 6-phosphogluconate dehydrogenase, decarboxylating 3, chloroplastic-like encodes the protein MESATLSQIGLAGLAVMGQNLALNIAEKGFPISVYNRTTSKVDETLDRAHREGQLPLTGHYNPKDFVLSLQKPRSVIILVKAGAPVDQTIAALSAYMEPGDTIIDGGNEWYENTERRMVDASANGLLYLGMGVSGGEDGARYGPSLMPGGSHRAYLNIHNILDKVAAQVDDGPCVTYIGEGGSGNFVKMVHNGIEYGDMQLISEAYDVLKNVGGLGNDELAEIFGEWNRGELESFLIEITSDIFKVEDHESGKGHLVDKILDKTGMKGTGKWTVQQAAELSIAAPTIAASLDSRYMSGLKDEREAASEIFRKEGLTEEINNVGGVDKKKLVDDVRQALYASKICSYAQGMNLLRAKSLEKGWGLNLGELARIWKGGCIIRAVFLDRIKQAYQRNPGLANLLVDPEFAREMVQRQAAWRRVVGLAIEKGVSVPGMSASLQYFDTYRRGRLPANLVQAQRDYFGAHTYERVDRPGAYHTEWSKLARKARV
- the LOC125214153 gene encoding myosin heavy chain, non-muscle-like, whose protein sequence is MTKLCIKLIFIMEYVCACFSAWLSPRISKASPLSLTHEAGAEKNLNVEHTLLTDPMIDSTSSIPELIEFLKPSFRDCEYDEVQGILVDREKRVKFEIENLVTERDELKKQVEFLEKSKGFTELEKCELEEKLGRSERRGKESNKKIVQMSEKLEKLRNENTVVEEKLVRSSEKIGEMDESMVELGKEIEELRREKLSAAKTIEELRAKEVEADRVAQELQRKNAEALQTIEELRVKKMQSDKAVGFYENDLEPRISKLERTLANLFSVDVEDLDGLAANAEAEGEAISPNGEVNLEEEDTASVLREAPTVSGSHSRVMQSGGEVPTQKTVPVPPSHAARNDVIVIDDSESGSDNETSAPDSSSRKLNREDRTESSEDSLMSPTKRRRLNASATPSRCSFPSRVEERVDALQQPRTLDCVDSTDSDDDLISDDHMNNLVATCQSKVRSTKESLC